The proteins below come from a single Streptococcus canis genomic window:
- a CDS encoding ABC transporter permease: MSLVTIFALLMSSMLIYATPLIFTSIGGTFSERSGVVNVGLEGIMVMGAFSGIVFNLEFADTFGKATPWIAVLVGGIVGLVFSLIHALATINFRADHIVSGTVLNLLAPSFAVFLVKVMYGKGQTDNIQQSFGKFDFPGLSQIPVIGDIFFKNTSLVGYLAVAFSFLAWFVLYKTRFGLRLRSVGEHPQAADTLGINVYLMKYYGVMISGFLGGIGGAVYAQSISVNFAVTTILGPGFIALAAMIFGKWNPVGAMLSSLFFGLSQSLAVIGAQLPVLEKIPTVYLQIAPYVVTIIILAAFFGQSVAPKADGVNYIKSK; encoded by the coding sequence ATGAGTTTAGTAACGATTTTTGCCTTATTGATGTCATCTATGCTTATTTATGCAACACCACTCATTTTCACAAGTATCGGAGGAACTTTTTCAGAACGTTCTGGTGTTGTTAATGTCGGCTTAGAAGGTATCATGGTTATGGGAGCCTTCTCAGGAATTGTCTTTAACCTTGAGTTTGCTGACACCTTCGGAAAAGCAACACCTTGGATTGCCGTCTTAGTTGGTGGTATTGTTGGTTTGGTTTTCTCTTTGATCCATGCCTTAGCAACCATTAACTTTAGGGCTGACCATATTGTCAGTGGTACAGTATTAAACTTGCTAGCACCTTCTTTTGCAGTCTTTTTGGTAAAGGTAATGTATGGTAAAGGACAGACTGATAATATCCAACAATCTTTTGGGAAATTTGATTTTCCAGGATTGTCACAAATTCCTGTGATTGGTGATATTTTCTTCAAAAATACTAGCTTAGTTGGTTACCTTGCTGTTGCCTTTTCATTCCTTGCTTGGTTTGTGCTTTACAAAACAAGATTTGGTTTACGTTTACGTTCAGTCGGTGAGCATCCACAGGCGGCAGATACACTCGGTATTAATGTTTATTTGATGAAATACTACGGTGTGATGATTTCAGGTTTCCTAGGAGGAATTGGCGGGGCTGTTTATGCTCAATCAATTTCAGTTAACTTTGCTGTAACAACTATCTTAGGCCCTGGATTTATTGCCCTTGCAGCCATGATTTTTGGTAAATGGAATCCCGTTGGAGCTATGTTATCCAGTCTTTTCTTTGGTTTATCACAAAGTTTGGCAGTTATTGGAGCGCAGTTGCCAGTATTGGAAAAAATTCCAACCGTTTATCTCCAGATTGCCCCTTATGTGGTAACCATTATTATCTTGGCAGCCTTCTTCGGACAATCAGTTGCGCCAAAAGCTGATGGTGTAAATTACATTAAATCTAAATAA
- a CDS encoding ABC transporter permease, with amino-acid sequence MPKNAQKIAVPMISVLLGFLLGAIIMFIFGYDPIWGYEGLFQIAFGSVKNIGEIFRAMGPLILIALGFTVASRAGFFNVGLSGQALAGWIAAGWFALVNPDMPRPLMIIMTVLIGMIAGGIAGAIPGILRAYLGTSEVIVTIMMNYIILYVGNAIIQKGYPQSVKQSIDSTIQVSDNASYQTHWLSALTNNSRINIGIFFAIIAIALIWFLLNKTTLGFEIRSVGLNPHASEYAGMSSKRTIILSMIISGALAGLGGVVEGLGTFENVFVQGSSLAVGFDGMAVSLLAANSPIGIFFSSFLFGVLNIGAPGMNIAGIPPELVKVVTASIIFFVGAHYLIERYIIRPKKLVKGGK; translated from the coding sequence ATGCCTAAAAATGCACAAAAAATTGCTGTGCCAATGATTTCCGTCTTGTTAGGATTTTTACTTGGCGCTATTATCATGTTTATCTTTGGTTACGACCCAATTTGGGGTTATGAAGGTCTATTCCAAATTGCCTTTGGTAGCGTTAAAAATATCGGTGAAATCTTCCGGGCAATGGGGCCACTGATTCTCATCGCACTTGGATTTACCGTTGCTAGTCGTGCCGGTTTCTTCAACGTCGGGTTATCAGGTCAAGCCCTAGCAGGTTGGATTGCTGCCGGCTGGTTTGCTTTAGTTAATCCAGATATGCCGCGCCCTCTTATGATTATCATGACTGTTTTGATTGGTATGATTGCAGGAGGAATTGCTGGCGCTATCCCAGGTATTTTGAGGGCTTATCTGGGTACCAGTGAAGTTATTGTTACTATCATGATGAACTATATCATTCTTTATGTTGGTAATGCAATCATTCAAAAGGGATACCCTCAAAGTGTTAAACAAAGTATTGACTCAACAATCCAAGTTAGTGATAATGCTAGTTATCAAACCCATTGGTTATCAGCTTTGACAAATAATTCTCGGATTAATATTGGGATTTTCTTTGCTATTATTGCCATTGCCTTAATCTGGTTTTTGTTAAACAAGACCACACTTGGGTTTGAAATTCGTTCTGTTGGACTTAATCCACATGCTTCTGAGTATGCAGGGATGTCATCAAAACGTACCATTATCTTATCAATGATTATTTCGGGTGCTCTTGCAGGACTTGGGGGAGTGGTTGAAGGACTTGGTACTTTTGAAAATGTCTTTGTGCAGGGGTCTTCTTTGGCAGTTGGTTTTGACGGTATGGCAGTTAGCTTGCTTGCAGCAAATTCACCAATTGGCATTTTCTTCTCATCATTCTTATTTGGTGTCTTAAATATTGGTGCTCCAGGAATGAACATAGCAGGTATTCCACCAGAACTGGTTAAAGTCGTGACTGCCTCAATCATTTTCTTTGTAGGGGCTCACTACCTTATTGAACGTTACATTATTCGACCTAAAAAACTAGTGAAGGGTGGTAAATAA
- a CDS encoding ABC transporter ATP-binding protein, producing MTQHVIEMREITKKFGDFVANDHINLNVRKGEIHALLGENGAGKSTLMNMLAGLLEPTSGEIVINDKPVLIDSPSKSAKLGIGMVHQHFMLVEAFTVAENIILGNEVVKNGCLDLKQASKEIKELSEKYGLAINPSAKVADISVGAQQRVEILKTLYRGADILIFDEPTAVLTPAEIQELMSIMRNLVKEGKSIILITHKLDEIRAVADRVTVIRRGKSIQTVNVAGATSQDLAEMMVGRSVSFTTAKKASEPKDVVLSIKNLEVDENRGVPAVKGLSLDVRAGEIVGIAGIDGNGQSELIQAITGLRKAKSGSIMVKNQEVTHLTSRKITELSVGHVPEDRHRDGLVLDLSLAENTALQTYYKEPLSKNGILNYTKINEYARNLMSEFDVRGANELVPARGFSGGNQQKAIIAREVDRDPDLLIVSQPTRGLDVGAIEYIHKRLIEERDKGKAVLVVSFELDEILNLSDRIAVIHDGKIQGIVLPEETNKQELGILMAGGSIHKEESHA from the coding sequence ATGACACAGCATGTCATTGAAATGAGAGAAATCACGAAGAAATTTGGTGATTTTGTAGCAAATGACCACATTAATTTGAATGTCAGAAAAGGTGAAATTCATGCCTTGCTAGGTGAAAATGGAGCTGGAAAATCGACCCTAATGAATATGCTAGCTGGTCTTTTAGAACCAACTAGTGGAGAAATTGTCATTAATGACAAGCCAGTTCTAATTGATTCGCCATCCAAGTCTGCTAAGCTTGGTATTGGGATGGTTCACCAACATTTCATGTTAGTAGAAGCCTTTACAGTTGCTGAAAACATTATTTTGGGAAATGAAGTGGTGAAAAATGGTTGTTTGGACCTTAAACAAGCCTCAAAAGAAATCAAAGAATTATCTGAAAAATATGGCCTTGCAATCAATCCTTCAGCAAAAGTTGCTGATATTTCAGTTGGAGCTCAACAACGTGTTGAGATTTTAAAAACTTTGTATCGTGGTGCGGATATTCTGATTTTTGATGAACCAACTGCTGTTTTAACACCTGCTGAGATTCAAGAATTGATGAGCATTATGCGCAACTTGGTTAAAGAAGGCAAGTCTATCATTTTAATCACCCACAAATTGGATGAAATCAGAGCCGTTGCTGACCGCGTTACAGTTATTCGTCGTGGTAAGAGTATTCAAACTGTTAATGTAGCAGGAGCTACATCACAAGATTTGGCAGAAATGATGGTCGGGCGCTCAGTTTCCTTTACGACTGCTAAAAAGGCATCTGAACCTAAAGACGTTGTCTTGTCTATTAAGAATTTAGAAGTTGATGAAAATCGTGGTGTTCCAGCGGTTAAAGGCTTGTCACTTGACGTGAGAGCTGGTGAGATTGTTGGGATTGCTGGGATTGACGGCAATGGTCAATCAGAATTGATCCAAGCTATTACAGGTCTTCGTAAGGCTAAATCTGGAAGCATCATGGTTAAAAATCAAGAAGTAACCCATTTAACCTCACGTAAAATCACAGAATTATCAGTAGGACATGTCCCAGAGGACCGTCACAGAGATGGTTTGGTTTTAGATCTATCCTTAGCTGAAAATACAGCCTTGCAAACCTATTATAAAGAACCATTAAGTAAAAATGGTATCTTAAACTATACTAAAATCAATGAATACGCCCGTAACTTAATGAGTGAGTTTGATGTTCGTGGTGCCAATGAATTGGTTCCTGCTCGCGGCTTCTCAGGTGGTAATCAGCAAAAAGCTATTATTGCCCGTGAGGTTGATCGTGATCCAGATTTGTTGATTGTTAGTCAACCAACACGCGGTTTAGATGTTGGAGCGATTGAGTATATTCATAAGCGTCTCATTGAAGAACGTGATAAAGGCAAAGCTGTCCTCGTTGTTAGTTTTGAACTTGATGAAATCTTGAATTTATCAGACCGTATTGCGGTTATCCACGATGGTAAAATTCAAGGTATTGTATTGCCAGAAGAGACCAACAAACAAGAACTTGGTATCTTAATGGCGGGTGGTTCAATTCATAAGGAGGAAAGTCATGCCTAA
- a CDS encoding BMP family lipoprotein translates to MNKKFIGLGLASVALLGLAACGNRGASKGGEAGKTDLKVAMVTDTGGVDDKSFNQSAWEGLQAWGKEMGLKKGAGFDYFQSTSESEYATNLDTAVSGGYQVVYGIGFALKDAIAKAAGDNDGVKFVIIDDVIEGKDNVASVTFADHEAAYLAGIAAAKTTKTKTVGFVGGMEGTVITRFEKGFEAGVKSVDDSIQIKVDYAGSFGDAAKGKTIAAAQYAAGADVIYQAAGGTGAGVFNEAKAVNEKRNEADKVWVIGVDRDQKDEGKYTSKDGKEANFVLASSIKEVGKAVQLINKQVADKKFPGGKTTVYGLKDGGVEIATTNVSKETIKAIEEAKEKIKSGDIKVPEK, encoded by the coding sequence ATGAACAAGAAATTTATTGGTCTTGGTTTAGCTTCAGTAGCTTTACTAGGTTTGGCTGCTTGTGGTAACCGCGGTGCTTCTAAAGGTGGAGAAGCAGGAAAAACTGATTTAAAAGTTGCAATGGTTACCGATACTGGTGGTGTTGATGATAAATCATTCAACCAATCAGCTTGGGAAGGCTTGCAAGCTTGGGGAAAAGAAATGGGTCTTAAAAAGGGCGCAGGTTTCGATTACTTCCAATCTACAAGTGAATCTGAGTATGCAACTAACCTAGATACAGCAGTTTCAGGCGGCTACCAAGTGGTTTATGGTATCGGTTTTGCCTTGAAAGATGCTATTGCTAAGGCTGCTGGAGATAATGATGGTGTTAAATTTGTTATCATCGATGACGTTATCGAAGGAAAAGACAACGTTGCAAGTGTGACATTTGCCGATCATGAAGCCGCTTATCTTGCAGGTATTGCAGCAGCGAAAACTACTAAAACCAAAACAGTTGGTTTCGTAGGTGGTATGGAAGGTACTGTTATTACTCGTTTTGAAAAAGGATTTGAAGCAGGTGTGAAATCTGTTGACGATTCCATTCAAATCAAAGTTGACTATGCCGGCTCATTTGGTGATGCCGCTAAAGGTAAAACAATCGCAGCAGCCCAATACGCAGCTGGTGCAGACGTTATTTATCAAGCAGCAGGTGGAACTGGAGCAGGTGTCTTTAACGAAGCTAAAGCTGTTAACGAAAAACGTAACGAAGCCGATAAAGTTTGGGTAATCGGTGTTGACCGTGACCAAAAAGATGAAGGTAAATACACTTCTAAAGATGGAAAAGAAGCAAACTTTGTTCTTGCTTCATCAATCAAAGAAGTTGGTAAAGCTGTTCAGTTAATCAACAAACAAGTAGCAGACAAAAAATTCCCTGGAGGAAAAACAACTGTTTACGGTTTGAAAGATGGTGGTGTTGAAATCGCAACAACAAACGTTTCAAAAGAAACAATTAAAGCTATTGAAGAAGCAAAAGAAAAAATTAAATCTGGTGACATTAAAGTTCCTGAAAAATAA
- a CDS encoding cytidine deaminase produces the protein MVATDLVSLAIDASKHAYVPYSHFPIGAALKTKDGTIYTGCNIENASFGLTNCGERTAIFKAVSDGHKELAEIAIYGETQEPVSPCGACRQVMAEFFEPSSLVTLIAKNGQTLEMTVGDLLPYSFTDLS, from the coding sequence ATGGTGGCTACTGATTTAGTTTCATTAGCCATTGACGCCAGTAAGCATGCTTACGTTCCTTATTCACATTTTCCGATTGGAGCAGCTCTCAAAACTAAAGATGGGACAATCTATACTGGTTGCAATATTGAAAATGCTAGTTTTGGGCTGACCAATTGTGGTGAGCGAACAGCTATATTTAAAGCCGTTTCCGATGGACATAAGGAATTAGCAGAAATTGCCATTTATGGAGAGACGCAAGAACCTGTTTCTCCTTGTGGAGCTTGTCGTCAAGTAATGGCAGAGTTCTTTGAACCGTCTTCTCTAGTTACCTTAATTGCCAAAAATGGTCAAACCCTTGAAATGACTGTCGGTGATTTACTGCCTTATTCATTTACAGATTTATCATAA
- the deoC gene encoding deoxyribose-phosphate aldolase — MNINKYIDHTLLKADSVQSQLDQLIDEAKMYDFASVCVNPSWVAYAAEALKDSDVKVCTVVGFPLGATTSATKAFETKDAIANGADEIDMVINIGLLKQGDDQAVENDMRAVVEASGDKLVKVIIEACLLTDEEKVRACQLAVKAGVDFVKTSTGFSTGGATISDVKLMRQTVGPDIGVKAAGGARSFEDVMAFIEAGATRIGTSAGVTIMKGDIANGGY, encoded by the coding sequence ATGAACATTAATAAATATATTGATCATACCCTGCTAAAAGCAGATAGTGTGCAATCACAACTTGATCAATTAATTGATGAGGCAAAAATGTATGATTTTGCAAGTGTTTGCGTTAATCCAAGTTGGGTCGCTTATGCTGCAGAAGCTTTAAAAGATTCTGATGTTAAAGTTTGTACGGTTGTAGGTTTTCCTTTAGGGGCAACTACATCAGCAACCAAAGCTTTTGAAACCAAAGATGCTATTGCAAATGGTGCTGATGAAATTGATATGGTAATCAACATTGGTCTCTTGAAACAAGGTGACGATCAAGCTGTTGAAAACGATATGCGTGCTGTTGTTGAAGCAAGTGGTGACAAACTTGTTAAAGTGATTATCGAAGCTTGTCTCTTGACTGACGAAGAAAAAGTTAGAGCATGTCAATTAGCTGTTAAAGCAGGTGTTGATTTTGTAAAAACCTCAACAGGTTTTTCAACAGGTGGAGCAACCATCTCAGACGTCAAATTAATGCGCCAAACTGTGGGACCTGACATCGGGGTCAAAGCTGCTGGTGGTGCCCGTTCTTTTGAGGATGTAATGGCCTTTATCGAAGCAGGTGCTACTCGTATTGGAACATCCGCAGGAGTAACTATTATGAAGGGTGATATTGCAAATGGTGGCTACTGA
- a CDS encoding pyrimidine-nucleoside phosphorylase, with amino-acid sequence MRTVDLIQKKRDGKELTTEEINWLISGYANGTVPDYQMAAFAMAIYFKGMTTRETRDLTMSMVETGEQIDLSAIAGVKTDKHSTGGVGDKVTLILAPLVASFDVPVAKMSGRGLGHTGGTLDKLEAIKGFQIDRSQDDFIKQVQDIGISVIGQSDKLVKADKLLYALRDVTATVDIIPLIASSVMSKKIAAGADSILLDVTVGDGAFMKTIEDAEKLSRLMVDLGKEVGRKTVAVITNMSQPLGRAIGNRLEVLEALDIMQGKGREDITHFICELAQIMLRLAGVDKSLEDIRKNLVDGTALAKFEEMVTYQGGDLKDLYRESSAAVQTEVFAVEDGYITELPALEFGLFAMRLGAGRAVKTDPLDYESGIVFDKKIGDSVSKGDRIAVIFSQEDLPKKVLTEFEKNVKIGVAQIEPKEIIEIIS; translated from the coding sequence ATGAGAACAGTTGATTTAATTCAAAAAAAACGTGACGGCAAAGAACTGACAACCGAAGAAATTAATTGGTTGATTAGTGGCTATGCTAATGGAACAGTTCCTGATTACCAAATGGCTGCTTTTGCCATGGCCATCTATTTCAAGGGAATGACAACCCGTGAAACACGGGATTTGACTATGAGCATGGTTGAGACTGGAGAGCAAATTGATCTTTCAGCTATTGCAGGTGTCAAAACAGACAAACATTCAACAGGTGGTGTGGGGGATAAGGTAACTCTAATCTTAGCGCCTCTTGTAGCAAGTTTTGATGTTCCCGTTGCTAAAATGAGTGGTCGTGGGCTAGGTCACACAGGTGGTACGCTAGATAAGCTTGAAGCAATCAAAGGTTTTCAAATTGACCGTAGCCAAGATGACTTTATTAAACAAGTGCAAGACATTGGCATCTCTGTTATCGGTCAATCCGATAAACTGGTTAAGGCGGATAAACTGTTATACGCTCTAAGAGATGTTACGGCAACCGTTGATATTATTCCTCTAATAGCAAGCTCAGTCATGAGTAAAAAAATTGCCGCCGGTGCGGATAGCATTCTCTTAGATGTTACTGTAGGTGATGGCGCCTTTATGAAAACTATAGAAGATGCCGAAAAACTATCTCGTTTAATGGTAGATTTAGGAAAAGAAGTTGGTCGTAAGACGGTTGCTGTCATTACCAATATGAGTCAACCTCTGGGACGAGCTATTGGCAATCGTCTGGAAGTGTTAGAAGCTTTGGATATTATGCAAGGCAAGGGGCGCGAAGATATTACCCATTTCATTTGCGAGTTGGCTCAGATTATGTTGCGTTTAGCTGGCGTTGATAAGTCACTAGAAGACATCAGAAAAAATCTGGTTGATGGAACAGCTTTAGCGAAATTTGAAGAAATGGTTACCTATCAAGGTGGTGACCTTAAGGATCTTTACCGCGAGTCATCGGCTGCTGTGCAGACAGAAGTATTTGCTGTTGAAGATGGCTACATTACCGAATTACCAGCCCTAGAATTTGGGTTATTTGCCATGAGATTAGGAGCGGGTCGAGCGGTAAAAACAGATCCACTTGATTATGAATCTGGAATTGTTTTTGATAAGAAAATTGGTGATTCTGTAAGTAAGGGAGACCGTATTGCTGTCATCTTCTCACAGGAAGATTTACCTAAAAAAGTGCTTACAGAATTCGAAAAAAATGTTAAAATAGGTGTAGCACAAATTGAACCTAAAGAGATCATTGAAATTATTTCCTAA
- a CDS encoding class I SAM-dependent methyltransferase produces MAKMYYDENPDSLHDIHELNVTLLGFPFTFLTDSGVFSKKMIDFGSQVLLNTLNFTKNERILDLGCGYGPLGISLAKVQGVEATLVDINNRAIDLAKKNASFNDVDVSIFQSNIYENVSGQFDHIISNPPIRAGKKVVHDIIEKSIDFLVNQGDLTIVIQKKQGAPSAKEKMAHVFGNVEIIKKDKGYYILRSTKHENS; encoded by the coding sequence ATGGCAAAAATGTATTATGACGAGAACCCAGATAGTCTTCATGATATTCATGAATTGAATGTAACATTACTCGGTTTTCCGTTTACTTTCTTAACAGACTCTGGTGTCTTTTCAAAGAAAATGATTGATTTTGGTAGCCAAGTGTTGTTAAATACGTTGAATTTCACCAAAAATGAACGCATTTTGGACTTGGGTTGTGGCTATGGTCCCCTAGGGATAAGCCTGGCAAAAGTTCAAGGGGTAGAAGCAACCTTGGTTGATATTAACAACCGAGCGATTGATTTAGCCAAGAAAAATGCAAGCTTTAATGATGTTGACGTTTCCATTTTTCAATCAAACATTTATGAAAATGTTAGCGGGCAATTTGACCATATTATTAGCAATCCCCCCATTAGAGCGGGGAAAAAAGTTGTTCATGACATTATTGAAAAAAGCATTGACTTTTTAGTTAATCAAGGTGATTTAACTATCGTAATTCAAAAGAAACAAGGAGCACCTAGCGCTAAAGAGAAAATGGCGCATGTGTTTGGCAATGTTGAGATTATCAAAAAAGACAAAGGCTACTATATTCTAAGGAGTACAAAGCATGAGAACAGTTGA
- the coaA gene encoding type I pantothenate kinase: protein MTNEFINFEKISREAWKMLHQKTKPLLTQEELESITSLNDNISITDVIDIYLPLINLIQIYKIAQENLSFSKSLFLKKEIQLRPFIIGISGSVAVGKSTTSRLLQLLLSRTHPNSQVELVTTDGFLYSNKILIERGILNRKGFPESYNMERLLNFLDTIKNGQSASVPVYSHEIYDIVPHQEQRFDSPDFLIVEGINVFQNQQNNRLYMSDYFDFSIYIDADSDHIEHWYIERFLSILEMAKQDSQSYYAQYTRLPQDEAIAFAHNVWKTVNLENLEKFIEPTRNRAELILHKAADHKIDEIYLKK from the coding sequence ATGACAAACGAATTCATCAACTTTGAAAAGATTTCCAGAGAAGCTTGGAAAATGTTGCACCAAAAAACAAAGCCTCTATTGACACAAGAGGAATTGGAGAGTATCACCAGTTTAAATGACAATATCAGTATTACGGATGTGATCGATATTTACCTTCCCTTGATTAATTTAATCCAGATTTATAAAATTGCTCAAGAAAACCTATCTTTTTCAAAAAGTCTCTTTCTCAAAAAAGAAATTCAGTTAAGGCCTTTCATTATTGGGATTTCTGGATCTGTTGCTGTTGGTAAATCAACTACTAGCCGACTTTTACAGTTGCTACTATCTCGTACTCACCCAAATAGTCAAGTTGAGTTGGTCACTACTGATGGTTTCTTATATTCTAATAAGATCCTGATTGAACGAGGAATTCTCAATCGAAAAGGTTTTCCTGAATCTTATAATATGGAACGGCTATTGAATTTTTTAGATACCATTAAAAATGGTCAATCTGCTTCCGTACCTGTTTACTCCCATGAGATTTATGATATTGTTCCTCATCAGGAACAACGATTTGATAGTCCAGATTTTCTGATTGTCGAAGGAATTAATGTTTTTCAAAACCAGCAAAACAATCGTTTATATATGAGTGATTATTTTGACTTTTCCATTTACATTGATGCTGACAGCGACCATATTGAGCACTGGTATATTGAACGCTTTTTAAGTATTTTGGAAATGGCAAAGCAGGATTCACAAAGCTACTATGCCCAATACACAAGATTACCCCAAGATGAGGCTATAGCTTTTGCTCATAATGTCTGGAAAACAGTTAATTTGGAAAATCTAGAAAAATTTATTGAACCAACACGAAATCGGGCAGAATTGATTTTGCACAAGGCAGCTGATCATAAAATTGATGAAATTTACCTCAAAAAGTGA
- the rpsT gene encoding 30S ribosomal protein S20, giving the protein MEVKTLANIKSAIKRAELNVKANEKNSAQKSAMRTAIKAFEANPSEELFRAASSSIDKAESKGLIHKNKASRDKARLAAKLG; this is encoded by the coding sequence TTGGAGGTGAAAACATTGGCAAATATTAAATCAGCTATTAAACGCGCTGAACTTAACGTTAAAGCAAACGAAAAAAACTCAGCACAAAAATCAGCTATGCGTACTGCTATCAAAGCATTTGAAGCTAACCCATCTGAAGAGCTTTTCCGTGCTGCTTCTTCAAGCATCGATAAAGCTGAATCAAAAGGTTTGATTCACAAAAACAAAGCTAGCCGCGATAAAGCACGTCTTGCTGCAAAGCTTGGCTAA
- a CDS encoding sensor histidine kinase has translation MSKLKKEILSDQYTHFFHFFAVFTGIFVIMTIIILQIMRFGVYSSVDSSLISVSNNASSYANRTMARISSFYFDSENNIIKALPDSDSSKLLGSPAANTDIILFSANGTILNSFNAFSNYQNFHLDERRLGTIVTTSLVNFYGQEEKYHTITVRVHIKNYPAVAYMMAVVNVDQLDSANERYEQIIIIVMVIFWLISILASIYLSKWSRKPILESYEKQKMFVENASHELRTPLAVLQNRLESLFRKPNETILENSEHLASSLDEVRNMRILTTNLLNLARRDDGINPQWTDLDAQFFDTIFKNYQLVVEESGKVFRSDNQVNRILKMDKALLKQLMTILVDNAIKYTDKNGVVEIKVKTTDKTLLISVIDNGPGIKDEEKKKIFDRFYRVDKARTRQTGGFGLGLALAQQIVTSLKGSITVKDNFPKGSIFEVKL, from the coding sequence ATGAGTAAATTAAAAAAAGAGATTCTGTCAGATCAGTACACTCACTTTTTCCATTTTTTTGCGGTCTTTACAGGTATTTTTGTCATTATGACCATTATTATTTTACAGATTATGAGGTTTGGGGTTTATTCGTCTGTTGATAGTAGCCTGATTTCTGTTAGTAATAATGCTAGTAGTTATGCCAATCGAACCATGGCTAGAATATCCTCCTTCTACTTTGATTCTGAAAATAATATTATTAAGGCGCTACCTGACTCTGATAGTTCAAAATTACTAGGCTCCCCTGCAGCTAATACAGATATTATTTTGTTCAGTGCTAATGGGACGATTTTAAATTCCTTCAATGCCTTCTCCAATTACCAAAATTTTCATCTGGACGAACGACGGTTAGGAACCATTGTGACAACTAGTCTCGTGAATTTTTATGGTCAAGAAGAAAAGTACCATACGATAACTGTTAGGGTCCATATCAAAAATTATCCTGCTGTCGCTTATATGATGGCTGTTGTCAATGTGGATCAATTGGATAGCGCTAATGAACGCTATGAGCAAATCATCATCATTGTGATGGTTATCTTTTGGCTGATTTCCATTTTAGCTAGTATTTATTTATCTAAGTGGAGTCGAAAACCGATTTTGGAAAGTTATGAAAAGCAAAAGATGTTTGTGGAAAATGCCAGCCATGAATTAAGAACCCCTCTAGCTGTTTTACAAAACCGCTTGGAATCCCTCTTTCGAAAACCTAACGAAACTATTTTGGAAAATAGTGAGCACCTTGCCTCTAGTTTGGACGAAGTCCGAAATATGCGTATTCTAACGACCAATCTATTGAATTTGGCCAGGCGAGATGACGGTATCAATCCGCAATGGACAGATTTGGATGCTCAATTCTTTGATACCATTTTTAAGAACTATCAATTAGTTGTTGAAGAATCTGGCAAAGTCTTTCGCTCCGATAATCAAGTCAATCGCATCTTGAAAATGGACAAGGCATTATTAAAACAACTCATGACGATTTTAGTCGATAATGCCATCAAATACACCGATAAAAATGGAGTAGTTGAGATAAAGGTCAAAACAACCGATAAAACCTTGCTCATTTCGGTTATTGATAATGGGCCAGGGATAAAAGACGAAGAGAAGAAAAAGATTTTTGATCGATTCTATCGGGTTGATAAAGCTAGAACACGCCAGACAGGTGGCTTTGGCTTAGGATTAGCATTAGCCCAACAGATTGTGACGTCATTAAAAGGAAGTATCACAGTAAAAGATAACTTCCCTAAAGGTAGTATTTTTGAAGTCAAATTATAA